A region of Polyangiaceae bacterium DNA encodes the following proteins:
- the rplV gene encoding 50S ribosomal protein L22, which translates to MQSKASAKFSRISPRKARVIADLVRGRDAAEALQLLQFTEKSAAPVISKIIESAVANARQSGADVDALFISKATVDKGPNKFNRRWRPRAQGRATRIQKGISHIVIELSERK; encoded by the coding sequence ATGCAAAGCAAGGCCAGTGCGAAATTTTCGCGGATTTCGCCGCGGAAGGCGCGCGTGATTGCGGACCTGGTCCGCGGTCGTGACGCCGCAGAGGCACTCCAGCTCCTCCAATTCACGGAGAAGTCGGCTGCGCCGGTGATTTCGAAGATCATCGAAAGCGCGGTGGCGAACGCCCGTCAGAGTGGCGCCGATGTCGATGCGCTTTTCATCAGCAAGGCGACGGTCGACAAAGGCCCGAACAAGTTCAACCGCCGCTGGCGCCCGCGCGCACAGGGGCGTGCGACGCGGATTCAGAAGGGCATTTCTCACATCGTGATCGAGCTCAGCGAGCGCAAGTAA
- the rpsC gene encoding 30S ribosomal protein S3 yields MGQKTHPYGFRVGVIKTWSSKWYEDGKAYQRWLHEDIRIKRAIKQYLYNANIAGVEIERAANRAKVIVYTARPGMVIGKGGKGIETLKTGNVGTAAKGESVFKGVASFTENEVFIDVQEVRKAETNAQLVAENIATQLERRIAFRRAMKKAVSTAMKFGAKGIRVRCAGRLGGSEMSRVETYREGRVPLHTLRADIEFGLAEARTKVGIIGVKVWMFKGEVLQRKSRRIQ; encoded by the coding sequence ATGGGACAAAAGACCCACCCGTATGGCTTCCGCGTTGGCGTCATCAAGACGTGGAGCAGCAAGTGGTACGAAGACGGCAAGGCGTACCAGCGCTGGCTTCACGAAGACATCCGGATCAAGCGAGCGATCAAGCAGTATCTTTACAACGCGAACATCGCGGGCGTAGAGATCGAGCGCGCTGCCAATCGTGCCAAGGTCATCGTGTACACGGCGCGGCCGGGCATGGTGATTGGCAAGGGTGGCAAGGGCATCGAAACGCTGAAGACTGGCAACGTCGGTACGGCGGCCAAGGGCGAGTCGGTGTTCAAGGGTGTCGCATCGTTCACGGAGAACGAGGTGTTCATCGACGTTCAGGAGGTGCGCAAGGCGGAAACGAATGCGCAGCTCGTGGCCGAGAACATCGCGACGCAGCTCGAGCGCCGCATTGCGTTTCGACGCGCCATGAAGAAGGCCGTTTCCACGGCGATGAAGTTTGGCGCGAAGGGCATTCGCGTACGTTGCGCGGGCCGTCTCGGCGGAAGCGAGATGAGCCGCGTGGAGACGTATCGTGAGGGCCGGGTTCCGCTGCACACGCTGCGTGCCGATATCGAGTTCGGCCTTGCCGAGGCGAGGACGAAGGTCGGGATCATCGGCGTGAAGGTGTGGATGTTCAAGGGCGAAGTTCTCCAGCGCAAGTCGCGCCGGATTCAGTAG
- the rplP gene encoding 50S ribosomal protein L16, translating into MLSPKRTKFRKMQKGRVRGVATTGSDVSFGDFGLQALSPARLTARQIEAARMAIQRHCKRAGKLWIRVFPDRPVTKKPLEVRMGGGKGAPEEWAAAVRPGRVMYELAGVPEEMAREAFRLAAHKLPIECKFIARGIV; encoded by the coding sequence ATGCTCTCTCCCAAGAGAACCAAATTCCGCAAGATGCAGAAGGGCCGCGTTCGTGGGGTTGCGACCACGGGAAGCGACGTGTCCTTCGGTGACTTCGGCCTGCAGGCGCTCAGCCCTGCGCGCCTGACGGCTCGACAAATCGAGGCGGCGCGTATGGCGATTCAGCGTCACTGCAAGCGCGCGGGGAAGCTCTGGATCCGAGTGTTCCCGGATCGTCCGGTGACCAAGAAGCCGCTCGAAGTTCGTATGGGTGGCGGAAAAGGTGCGCCGGAGGAATGGGCAGCGGCAGTGCGGCCTGGACGAGTGATGTACGAGCTTGCGGGCGTTCCGGAAGAGATGGCGCGCGAAGCGTTCCGTCTGGCCGCGCACAAGCTCCCGATCGAGTGCAAGTTCATCGCACGCGGGATCGTGTGA
- the rpmC gene encoding 50S ribosomal protein L29: MKAKDLRERTTEHLQELEKTLARDVFDARFKNFTNRLNDTSSVRKARRDLARVKTILAQRAGAAVAEGKAQS; this comes from the coding sequence ATGAAAGCGAAGGATTTGCGCGAACGCACGACCGAACACTTGCAGGAGCTCGAGAAGACGCTTGCCCGCGACGTGTTCGATGCAAGGTTCAAGAACTTCACGAACCGCTTGAACGACACGTCGTCGGTGCGCAAGGCGCGCCGTGACTTGGCGCGCGTGAAGACGATCCTCGCGCAACGTGCGGGCGCCGCGGTTGCGGAAGGAAAGGCTCAATCATGA
- the rpsQ gene encoding 30S ribosomal protein S17 yields the protein MTTNDAPSGQATPAQTSQEQHGFRRKLVGKVRSNKCDKTVVVEVVRNAPDPVYKKYVRARERYKAHDEKNEYKVGDRVEIQEHRPISREKRWIVTRLISRSVEE from the coding sequence ATGACAACGAACGACGCGCCGAGCGGGCAGGCTACGCCGGCCCAGACGTCGCAAGAGCAGCACGGGTTCCGCCGCAAGCTGGTTGGCAAGGTCAGGAGCAACAAGTGCGACAAGACCGTCGTCGTCGAGGTCGTTCGCAATGCGCCCGATCCTGTGTACAAGAAGTACGTTCGCGCTCGTGAGCGCTACAAGGCGCACGACGAGAAGAACGAATACAAGGTCGGCGATCGCGTGGAAATCCAGGAGCATCGCCCGATTTCCCGCGAGAAGCGCTGGATCGTGACGCGGCTGATTTCACGTTCGGTGGAGGAGTAG
- the rplN gene encoding 50S ribosomal protein L14, with protein sequence MIQVTTHLEIADNSGARIVKCIKVLGGSRRKYAGLGDVIVVSIKEALPGTKVKKGDTARAVVVRTAREYQRSDGSYIKFDGNSAVLINKDKEPIGTRIFGPVARELRAKKFMKIISLAPEVL encoded by the coding sequence ATGATCCAGGTCACTACGCATCTCGAAATCGCCGACAATTCGGGCGCGCGTATCGTCAAGTGCATCAAGGTGCTTGGGGGTTCGCGCCGCAAGTACGCGGGCCTTGGCGACGTGATTGTCGTGTCGATCAAGGAAGCGTTGCCCGGCACGAAAGTGAAGAAGGGCGACACGGCGCGAGCGGTCGTCGTGCGTACGGCGCGCGAGTATCAGCGATCGGATGGCAGTTACATCAAGTTCGATGGGAACAGTGCCGTCTTGATCAACAAGGACAAGGAGCCGATCGGAACGCGTATCTTCGGACCGGTGGCTCGCGAGCTCCGTGCGAAGAAGTTCATGAAGATCATCTCGCTTGCTCCGGAGGTGCTCTGA
- the rplX gene encoding 50S ribosomal protein L24 yields the protein MNRLKVGDLVQVISGREKGKQGRVSKILAEDDKVVVEGLNKVTRHQRPTPRNQQGGKIEKEAPLHASKVMLVDPTTGKPSRVKVMVVDGKKQRTAKSGAVITAG from the coding sequence ATGAACCGGCTGAAGGTGGGTGACCTGGTGCAGGTCATCAGCGGCAGGGAGAAGGGCAAGCAGGGTCGCGTGTCGAAGATTCTTGCCGAAGACGACAAAGTGGTCGTCGAGGGCTTGAACAAGGTGACGCGTCATCAGCGCCCGACGCCTCGAAATCAGCAAGGCGGCAAGATCGAGAAGGAGGCGCCGCTTCATGCCTCCAAGGTCATGTTGGTGGACCCCACGACGGGCAAACCTTCGCGCGTGAAGGTGATGGTCGTCGATGGAAAGAAGCAGCGCACTGCGAAGAGCGGCGCCGTGATTACGGCAGGCTGA
- the rplE gene encoding 50S ribosomal protein L5: MPRVRKKYRDTVVAALSKKFGYKNPMMVPRLQKVVINMGLGAAVGNPKIIDSAVEDLRSIAGQKPVVTRARKSIATFKLRENLPIGVTVTLRRDRMWEFIDRLISFSLPRVRDFKGVSPKGFDGRGNFTMGLREQIIFPEVDYDKVDVVKGMNISFVTTARTDEEGRALLTELGIPFRH, translated from the coding sequence GTGCCCCGCGTGCGCAAGAAGTATCGCGACACGGTGGTGGCGGCGCTTTCCAAGAAGTTTGGCTACAAGAACCCCATGATGGTTCCCCGCCTGCAGAAGGTGGTGATCAACATGGGCCTTGGTGCCGCCGTTGGAAATCCGAAGATCATCGACTCGGCTGTCGAAGACTTGCGGTCGATTGCGGGCCAAAAGCCCGTGGTCACGCGAGCTCGGAAATCGATCGCGACGTTCAAGCTGCGTGAGAACCTGCCGATCGGGGTGACGGTGACGCTCCGCCGAGATCGGATGTGGGAGTTCATCGATCGGTTGATCAGCTTCTCGCTGCCTCGTGTGCGTGACTTCAAGGGCGTGAGCCCCAAGGGGTTCGACGGCCGAGGCAACTTCACGATGGGTCTGCGTGAGCAGATCATTTTCCCTGAGGTCGACTACGACAAGGTCGATGTCGTCAAGGGTATGAACATTTCGTTCGTGACCACCGCACGCACCGACGAGGAGGGACGCGCCCTTCTCACGGAGCTTGGGATCCCGTTCAGGCATTGA
- a CDS encoding type Z 30S ribosomal protein S14 has product MARAKEFAKLNRPPKFAVRHRNRCKVCGRSRGYYRDFELCRVCLRMFALRGELPGVIKASW; this is encoded by the coding sequence ATGGCTCGCGCAAAAGAATTTGCCAAGCTGAACCGGCCGCCCAAGTTTGCCGTGCGGCATCGTAATCGTTGCAAGGTTTGCGGCCGTTCGCGCGGTTATTACCGCGACTTCGAGCTGTGTCGCGTGTGTCTCCGTATGTTCGCTCTTCGGGGCGAGCTACCGGGCGTGATCAAGGCGAGTTGGTGA